Genomic segment of Candidatus Chlorohelix allophototropha:
TCAAGATTCCCAATCGGAGTGCTGACAACGTAAAGTGTACCGAGAGGCATTAGGAATTTTTCTCTGAAAGTTTTTTCTGCGCTTCAATACGCCCATTTATGAACCGTGTCGCTATTCTGACAGTTTCATCAGGGTTTGTGCCCTGAAAGTCCACGCCGAGTTGCGCCGCTAAATCAGGCAGATCGGTGAACAAACGACCACCCACCCCGATTAGCATGTCAGGGTAAGCCTCTCGCACTTCCTGTACCACGCGCTTTATTTCGACAAGATGCTGTCGAAGCGAAATACTAAGTAATAGCAAATCAGGTTTGCTTTGCTCAATAGTAGTGATAAAAGCAGACACAGGCACATTTGCGCCTAGATTGGTAGTTTGCCACCCAGCCCGCGTAAAAGCGTTTGCCACCATTGTCAGCCCCACCATATGCTCTTCTCCAGACACCGTTCCGACCATAACCCTTAGTCCGCTAGAGGGAACGGCGGTGGTTTTAGCGCGTGCCAGAAAGTCGCGGATAACACCAACCGCGAGATGCTCATCACCAATTCCAATTTTTCCCTGATGCCATAGTTCACCCACTTCGTAGAGGGTATCACGTAGCACATCATCCAATTGGTTTGAGGGTAGGGTACGTTGCAGGTAATCCAGATAAAGCTCGGCTTCAGTTGTATCTTTACCCTGAACTAGCAAGGACTTGAGCAATATATCCTTGAAAATTTTGATTTCGCGGTTGGGGAAGATGTGAACCGGGACAGTGAAGAAGAAGGTAGTACCTAACCCTAGTTTGCTCTCCGCCCAAATGCGACCGCCCATCAATTCGACCAGATTGCGGGTAATGGCAAGACCTAGCCCAATGCCTTTTACCTCACGGGTTGAACCATTACGAACCCGATAGTATTTCTCAAAAATATGGGTCTGATCACCTTCAGGAATACCTACGCCCTGATCACTGATACTGATTTGAATAAGTTCAGAATTGGTAGGGCTGACATTAACCCGAATGGTAATGTTGCCGCCTTTAGAGGAATATTTGATGGCGTTGCCAATAATGTTGTTCAATATTTGAATTAACTTATCGCGGTCGGTGCGGGCAGCCGGAAGATTCGATTCAATTTCAATTTTGAAGTTGTGGCGGCTGCTACCGACTCGCAAAATCTCAACTACCTGACGGATGACCATTTCAAGATCAACCCGTTCGAGTCGCAAATCAATACGCCCACTTTCGATATGAGCAAGACTAAGCATATCCTCAATCAAACCGGATAG
This window contains:
- a CDS encoding ATP-binding protein — translated: MIDKKLHEREQIGMHESDKKTEQSLRVEAVLAMALSFPDGLLVADRVDEVLFTNLKACDMLGYPASQLIGQPFQNALEKILLRAREPKQLYNLLLNTRPEQPVILDVSLVVPTPVGAEPMADAHARFVLFSVRDKDGAWLGRGLMLQDGRYEPPADQIKNEFMAVVSHELRTPLSAIQGFSELLLTQDAPPERQRMWLEMINRESVRLSGLIEDMLSLAHIESGRIDLRLERVDLEMVIRQVVEILRVGSSRHNFKIEIESNLPAARTDRDKLIQILNNIIGNAIKYSSKGGNITIRVNVSPTNSELIQISISDQGVGIPEGDQTHIFEKYYRVRNGSTREVKGIGLGLAITRNLVELMGGRIWAESKLGLGTTFFFTVPVHIFPNREIKIFKDILLKSLLVQGKDTTEAELYLDYLQRTLPSNQLDDVLRDTLYEVGELWHQGKIGIGDEHLAVGVIRDFLARAKTTAVPSSGLRVMVGTVSGEEHMVGLTMVANAFTRAGWQTTNLGANVPVSAFITTIEQSKPDLLLLSISLRQHLVEIKRVVQEVREAYPDMLIGVGGRLFTDLPDLAAQLGVDFQGTNPDETVRIATRFINGRIEAQKKLSEKNS